From the Primulina tabacum isolate GXHZ01 chromosome 15, ASM2559414v2, whole genome shotgun sequence genome, one window contains:
- the LOC142528121 gene encoding protein ROH1A-like → MPTTDNQGSFLNLISIRRNQVTAMDNDQELEDLELFQKNVADLFSGLFASTEEPSSAKSGVETTDSPVTARDNYISPPPLLSISWFRNLLDAFLCCEAEFKAVLVSGRDPSQFTRPPLDRLIPDLLERSIKALDVCNAVTHGVDLVRHWQKLAQIAVIALQQNPIGEGQVRRARKALTALLASIVFDVKENSNGNVHGKSAERSWSFGRRGGGGGSTMNNKDPNGRNLSSFSWSVAKSWSSAKQIQAMSANLSAPRGGESNGLALPVYIISTILVFVMWALVAAIPCQERTGLATHLPLPKQLAWAQPLVSLQEKIGEEWKKKEKKGNAGLLEEVHRMEKLAQSLVEFADSFVFPMEEEKATAVAAQVKELAEICEKMEEGLGPLQQQVREVFHRIVRSRAEVLDVLDPVNKLPTPVPY, encoded by the coding sequence ATGCCGACCACCGATAATCAAGGATCCTTCCTTAATCTTATCAGCATCCGCCGCAACCAGGTCACCGCCATGGATAACGACCAAGAGCTTGAAGACCTCGAACTATTCCAAAAGAACGTCGCTGATCTGTTTTCCGGCCTTTTCGCCTCCACGGAAGAACCTTCGTCAGCCAAATCTGGTGTAGAAACCACAGACTCACCTGTGACTGCAAGAGATAATTACATCTCGCCGCCGCCTCTCCTCTCTATTTCCTGGTTCCGAAACCTTCTTGACGCGTTCCTCTGCTGCGAGGCTGAATTCAAAGCGGTTCTTGTATCAGGTCGTGACCCGAGTCAGTTCACCCGGCCTCCTCTGGATCGCTTGATTCCTGATCTCCTGGAACGATCGATCAAAGCGCTCGATGTTTGCAACGCAGTCACTCACGGCGTGGACCTTGTTCGCCATTGGCAGAAACTGGCGCAGATTGCGGTGATAGCCTTGCAGCAGAATCCGATTGGCGAAGGACAGGTGCGGCGCGCACGAAAGGCGCTAACTGCTTTGTTGGCATCAATTGTTTTCGACGTCAAGGAGAATTCCAACGGAAACGTTCATGGAAAATCGGCAGAACGATCATGGTCATTCGGCCGCCGAGGCGGAGGTGGCGGTTCAACCATGAATAACAAGGATCCAAATGGGAGGAACTTAAGCTCCTTCTCCTGGTCTGTGGCTAAGTCTTGGTCATCCGCTAAACAGATTCAGGCCATGTCAGCCAACCTCTCCGCCCCTAGGGGCGGTGAATCAAACGGTTTGGCTCTCCCGGTTTACATCATCAGTACGATCCTTGTGTTCGTGATGTGGGCTTTAGTGGCAGCCATTCCTTGTCAAGAACGAACCGGGTTGGCTACACATTTACCTCTTCCAAAACAGTTGGCATGGGCGCAACCCCTGGTTTCTCTGCAAGAGAAAATCGGCGAGGAATGGAAGAAGAAGGAGAAGAAAGGGAATGCCGGATTGTTGGAGGAAGTACACAGAATGGAGAAGCTGGCGCAGTCCCTGGTTGAGTTTGCTGATTCTTTCGTTTTTCCGATGGAGGAGGAGAAGGCTACGGCGGTGGCGGCACAGGTGAAGGAGCTGGCGGAGATATGCGAGAAGATGGAGGAAGGGCTGGGGCCGCTGCAGCAGCAAGTGAGAGAAGTGTTTCATAGGATTGTGAGGAGTAGAGCAGAAGTTCTCGATGTTCTTGATCCAGTTAATAAATTACCCACACCAGTTCCATATTGA
- the LOC142527213 gene encoding protein FAR1-RELATED SEQUENCE 5-like, giving the protein MNILVMSYPLIPYRTNKYNLICAPFVGINHHLQNVMFGLAFMSDETESSFEWLFTTFLDSMNGKQPQTIFSDQCQAMMNAIGNVFPCSHNRLCQWHINQNAPSHFGSLNGDPAFKKLWYKCMNYCDSVDEFEATWKYMIETYHLDGHRWFNGMYKLRDKWVTAFSDAKFSAGLLATSRSEATNLTLKKSGNKMSSLYEFVMNYENIQNNWRTKEKAEDTRFRHGKPAQILKNHPLLIHAADVYTMTIYQLFVIELVNSLNCKFVEPPTCFGNDWNLIEVNVKSHDEYARVRHVVFNKQTHEIRCNCHKFETMGILCKHALLVFNCMDVTVLPKCYILNRWMKNVRNRVSSDFEENGSGGHVSEMVFVNQIMRSMYDLSQQSKPHEDARKRLYTIVDTAKEEISNLLQNLSVDDDTPCDAMTNDGHIDETRVRDPLTAKAKGVTNTNITRH; this is encoded by the coding sequence ATGAATATTTTGGTGATGTCCTATCCATTGATACCATATCGAACAAATAAGTACAATTTGATATGTGCTCCATTTGTTGGTATAAATCATCATTTGCAGAATGTTATGTTTGGCTTAGCATTTATGTCAGATGAAACAGAAAGTTCTTTTGAATGGTTGTTCACGACATTTCTTGATTCGATGAATGGAAAACAACCTCAAACTATTTTTTCAGACCAATGCCAAGCCATGATGAATGCCATTGGGAATGTTTTTCCATGTTCACATAATCGTTTATGTCAATGGCATATAAATCAAAACGCGCCTTCTCACTTTGGTAGTTTAAATGGCGACCCAGCTTTCAAAAAATTGTGgtataaatgcatgaattattgtgattctgtagatgaatttgagGCCACGTGGAAATATATGATTGAAACATATCATTTGGATGGTCATAGATGGTTTAATGGGATGTACAAACTTAGGGACAAATGGGTGACTGCTTTCAGTGATGCAAAGTTTAGTGCAGGGCTTTTGGCCACTTCGAGGAGTGAGGCCACAAATTTGACTTTAAAAAAATCAGGCAACAAAATGAGTTCTTTGTATGAATTTGTGAtgaattatgaaaatattcaaaataattgGCGAACAAAAGAGAAAGCTGAGGATACACGTTTTCGACATGGTAAGCCTGCACAgattttgaaaaatcatccattgTTGATTCATGCTGCTGATGTTTATACGATGACCATATATCAGTTATTTGTAATTGAATTGGTTAATTCCTTGAATTGCAAATTTGTGGAACCACCGACTTGTTTTGGCAATGACTGGAATTTGATTGAGGTGAACGTAAAATCTCATGATGAATATGCAAGGGTTAGACATGTGGTGTTCAATAAGCAGACTCATGAAATAAGATGTAATTGTCACAAGTTCGAGACAATGGGGATTTTGTGTAAGCATGCTTTGCTGGTATTTAATTGTATGGATGTCACTGTTTTGCCCAAATGTTACATTTTGAATAGATGGATGAAAAATGTAAGAAACAGAGTTAGCTCCGATTTTGAAGAAAATGGCAGTGGTGGTCATGTTTCTGAGATGGTGTTTGTCAATCAAATAATGAGATCGATGTATGATCTAAGTCAACAAAGCAAACCACATGAGGATGCGAGAAAAAGATTATATACAATTGTTGACACTGCAAAAGAGGAGATCTCCAACCTTCTACAGAATCTGAGTGTAGATGATGATACACCTTGTGATGCTATGACAAATGATGGTCACATAGATGAAACACGCGTACGTGATCCACTTACTGCTAAAGCCAAAGGAGTAACAAATACAAATATTACACGACACTGA